The Bubalus kerabau isolate K-KA32 ecotype Philippines breed swamp buffalo chromosome 21, PCC_UOA_SB_1v2, whole genome shotgun sequence DNA segment AATGCTACTGCTTTAGGAGTCCTGCAGGTCCTCCAATGTTCACtaaattcagtccctgggtcaggaggatcccctggaggaaacccattccagtgttcttgctgggataatccaatggacagaggagcctggcaggctggtcCCTGAGGTTgtaaggagaaggaaaggaatgaaGCTAACACCTCATGCCACAACAaaaaccctgaaaaaaaaaaaacatgctaagTCAAAGCATTGTGATTTAGATAAAaagtccagaacaggcaaatcaaCATAAGCTCAGGGCTGGATTGGGTTAGGAGGTGACAAGTCAACCACTGCTAAGGTTCCTCTTTGGGATACTGAAAAGCCTCTAAAACCCCAGTCAGTTATGGATGCATAACTCAATACAGTAAATGCTACTTTAGTAGCAGACTTAGGGTACCTTAAGTTCAATAAAGTAGGTGGAAAAGAGAGTCAGAAATTTTCCCATGTTCTCAATTCCATTTTATACCAAGTACCAAAAGATGCAAAACAACCTGTTAATGAAAACTCATTTGATCCATTTTGTGCTAACACTTGAAATACATTTACTAATTAAGACAACCaacactttttacttttatttgcatttattttttgcgGCATTTATTCCCGGGccataagtttttgtttcttcagtttcttctgggatatctggggaaaagaaaaaataaaagcactattAGAAGAATGATTCCAGGATAAACACATCTTAAAGAGGAAGTTGTATTTCAATGAAGGTAATCGGAAATTTCATCATAAAGGGAATGAGTCCTTTGGTGTAGAGGTGGCACGGAGAGAAAGGCAGCCAGGAGGCAATTACAGCAGTAAGAGAACGAAGACTACAGGCTGGAGCCCAGCTGGAAATAACCAAGTGGCAAAAAAGGATGGAGAataatatatgagaaaataaacagaagacaGATCCATTAGGATTTGAGTCACTCCCAGGTTCCAggctaaagaactaaatataATCATTTACTGAAAATAAGTTTCTTGGAGAAAGGGACTGCAGGGAGGAGGTTCCCCGTTCCAGATAAATTACATCTGAAGTGGACATGGCCATCTAGGCGTGGACATCAGCATATAATCACACAGTTTTAACACACTGAACAATACGCAATTCCCACTCGCTATTAAGAAACTAAtgaggataagaaagctgtggtacatatacacaatggaatattactcagctattaaaaagaatgcatttaaatcagttctaatgaggtgaatgaaactggagcctattatacagagtgaagtcagtcagaaagaaaaacactgatatagtatattaacgcatatatatggaatttagaaagatgctaacgatgaccctataatcaagacagcaaaagagacacagatgtaaagaacagacttttggactctgggagaaggcaagggtgggatgatttgagagaatagcgttgaaacacgtatattattgtatgtgaaatagatcgccagtgccggttccatgcatgagacagggtgctcagggctggtgcactgggatgaccctgagggatgggatggggagggaggttcaggatggggaacacatgtacacccatggctgattcctgtgaatgtatggcaaaaatgaccacaatattgtaattagcctccaattaaaataaataaaaaataatcttccaagattaaaaaaaaaacaaaactaatttgAGACTTATGAAAgccaaaataaaatgattataaaaggTTGGCGGTTGCTCAGAATAGCTTCCTTTCATGGTTATTCCAAAGGTGTCCTAAGTTAGTCATCACAGCAACCACAATCTAATACGCCAAGTGAAAGAGAGCAGAGACTAAGTAATTTACCTTTTTCTTCTGTGCAACCTCCTCTTCTGGTTTAGGaacaatctgttctttttcagtaagGATCATCTCAATGTGGCAGGGAGAGCTCATGTAGGGGTTGATCCGACCGTGAGCTCTGTAAGTCCTGCGCCGCATCTTGGGGGCTTTGTTCACTTGGATGTGCTCAATGACCAGAGAATCTACATCTAAGCCCTGGGAAAAGGGAGCAAAATcatgtaacatttaaaaaaatttttaaatcaggtaATACCTTTATCTTAACACCACAAACTGTATCATTCAAGTCCTTATGACTTTAAatagcatatttattttttaagaaaatgtcatTCTAAGTCCTCTCCCTTAAATCTAAGTAATTACCAAAACTCAGTGCTGGTAATTGCACCTATTTTATAAATGGTATTCATTAGGGAGTGGAGTTACAGGAATCCCAAAGGATCTATGTCTAAGCTTGATTTTAACAGCAAGGCTTAGCAGCTAGAAGGGCTACAGCTAAACAGACCTATATTAATTCCAGTTCTAACCCAGCTTTCCAAATGCAAAAAGGTAACAGATAACTACTCAAATGCATCAATCTGTTTAGTTGGCACAGGATTTTTCAGTTACACACTGCTGTTTTGACTTCTAAAATTTAACATCTCTCCATTATGAATGTAGGCAACAAACCACATGTCAATCATATGGTTCCTTTGTAactgtatttatttgtatttaaatatacCCTGTGAAGGGGTTCACAAACCTCAGTAtaaaaaaggcttccctggtggttcagatggtcaagaatctgcctgcaatgcaggaaacctggttcaatcccactccagtattcttgcatggagaattccatggacagatgatcctaaccggctacagtccacggggtcacagagttggacactactgagcactaACATTTACAGCACAAGACTACAAACCCTTGGTAAAAtactcaaggggaaaaaaaaaaaagcatttctctTGCACGTACTGGgattatgtctgtgtgtgtgggtaaTTCTACAGTCTTCGGCTTGAAATTACTGCAGACCATGCTCCTGAAATGCTTTATAAAAAAACCCTGTTTCCTGTTGGAAATTGAAAGATTTAAAATAGCCACTTTAATGGGAACTTTTGTTACTTTCATCAAGTCAATCAAAGAAAAAACAAGTCAACCAAGGAAACAGATCCAGACAACTTTCACCTAGTCAATAATCCAAGTTGCATGTGTGAAGATGCTTATAGTGTGGATACCTTAAGTTCAGCATTACTCTCTGCATTTTTGAGCATGTGTAGTAAAAATTCAGCACTCTTTTTGGGCCACCGACCCTGCGTCCAGCCCCACTGTTTGgcctaaaaaacaaaaccagagagtTTATTACTAATTTCCCTCAATTTAAATCAATGTTATAAGATGAATTTACTTCAACCAACATCAAGGTTGTtcagaacatttttttcatgGTTAATCCAAAGTTGTCCCAAAGGCTGTCATCACAGCAACCATAAGGAGCCTCAGTAAAGGAAGACATTGGCCATTTTTACTTCATCTACTCCCTCCCCTAACAAATTGTCTTTTTAAGTGACAACTATGAATTCTTACCTGTGCACACCTACCAACTCCACCGTTGTAACGACGGAATGGTACACATTGTTTCTTTAAAGTGACATCCTTCAGATACTTGGTGGCTTTTCGGATATGCATACCCTTTATGGCCTGGGCAGTTTCACGAGTGTTCTAAACATAAATAATGTAAGCTGTGAGTTaaccatcctttaaaaaaatcagattcaAACAAATTCCAGTATTTTCAAAGTGTCAACCTTTATCAAGAGCCAAATCCTTCCCATTCTTGAAACATAATACACAATCTGTTATGAGGCAGGGAGGCTTGGTTTGAAGGTGGAGAAATGTGAATCCTAAACCCGTTTATTCACTGTTAATATATTCTCCATTATCTTGTAAACTACAATTACATTTCCCATATCTTGATCTGTGCACTAGGTTCTCAAGCAGTTCTCTGGTAATTTTACCCAATTCCACAAATCCTAAGTCAAAGCATTGATTAAAAGGTGGCTGCTcagaaatgatttattttcatgGTGAATCCAAAGGTGTCCTAAGAAACACATCATTGCAGCTACCTTTTTAGAATGGTTAAAAAATACTCAAGGAACAACTCTTTCAGAGTATAACTACGATTCACATACCTTAAAGTGAACACGAAGATTTGAACCTCTTGATTTGCATGCTAAAAAATAccggaaaaaaatttttttggttaaTCTTGGTATCTGGGTGCCTCATACTCCCAAATAAGAAACGTTGCTTGCTCACTTACattttgtggggttttctggGTCAAGTGAATAGCGCACCATTTTTAGGGGTCACCTGGGAGCAAGAATAACTGTCAACATATATTTACAACAACTCACAGTTTAATATTTATGCACTATAAACTCTGTCCACAGCTGCTCAGAGAGTAGTTGTTTTCATGATTAATCCAAAGGTGTCCTAAGAAATGCCATCATTGCAGCCCTCCTCCTCTCAATCCAATTTCATCTCAGCTACAACCGCCAGTTGCCTACAGCAGCGTTCAGACTACTAACACTAGTGGCACGGATGCCCTTCCCCTAACcctctggaagaagcacagcctGTTTCCATCCAAATCTGGATCCAAGTATCCGTGCGGAGGAGCCCAGCGCCCTGCTCAGCATCAGATCCTTCAGATCAAAGTTAACTCGACCCAACGACACCCCTCTACAAGCTCCCTCTACAGTAACCTCCTTTACTCACACAGATTTCAAGAAAGCCAAGCTTTCCACACACTTTTAGGGTATTATCCACGTTAGGCGTAGCTCAACTCACGTTCAGCCATTGAGTAAACCTCGACCCTACTTGACCTTATTCCCCCCCAAAACTTTCTCTCCATTCGGCCCCGAATGCGCTGCGTTCACGGCCCCCACTCACCGCGAGACACTGGCCCTCAGGAGTCGGCACCGACCAGAGCCGGCCTCTAACCTCGTCACCCCCATTCTCGCCCACTGCGGCCTGTAGAGGCCCGACAGAAGAGGGGCGCCGAGCCGGAGGCTCCGACACGTCCCCCCGCACAGGACTGCTCCACCAGGGAGGAATCAATAGCCGCGAGAGTCCTCCTTCTGAGGGTCTCGAAATTGGCGCCGAGAGTGCCAGGATGGCAGGGATTACCGGAGGATTCATCACTAGAGAAAGATGCCGAAGACACACTCACCTCAGGCCGCTTACCggaaaaggaagagcagtggctCATGGGAGAATTCATGAGATCTTGATATCTCGCGAGATTCCTAGCCTAAAGAAACGAGATTTGTAGAGGTGGGGGAaggtggaggagaaagggaatgTGGAAATTGTTTGAGAAGATCTGAAAACGAATTAGAGGCTTAGGGGCCGTGTCAAAATTCTCCTTTTTTGTATACagaaataaattatgtatttttaatatctgtCAATTAAAAAGAGGTTTgtacagaaacagagtcacactTAGAGCACGAAATTATAGTTACCAAGGGGGAAGTGTAGgtggggagggatagttagggagtttgggattgacatgtacacactgctctatttaaaatgtataaccagcaagcacctactgtatagcacagggaactctgctcagtataatgtaacaacctaaatgggaaagaactttgaaaaaaaaaatacatatgtagaagtataactgaatcatttcgctgtacatctgaaattaacataacatacTTAATCAAGGataagtgaagtctctcagtcgtgtccaactctttgtgaccccatggactgtagcctaccaggctcctccgtccatgggattttccaggcaattatactggaatgggttgacatttccttcaccaggagatcttcccaacccagggattgaaccctggtctcccgcattgtaggcagactctttaccatctgagccaccagggaagtgaaatGAGGTAATCAAggatactccaatataaaaacaaAGCGAAACAAGTTTGTAGTTCTAGGACAATACTACATATTATTCAGATATAGACGAGACATTTATTCATCGAGATTCATTAGGTTTGGTTATGTGATTATACGAAAATGATTTGTAAAGGGacaatttgctgttgttgttgttgttttgcaacaccatggaatgtagcccaccaggctcctctgttcatgggatttcccaggcaagaatactggagtgggttgccatccccttctccagcagatctttgtgacccagtgattAAACCctcatcacctgcattggcagaaagtTCTCtgaccaccagttcagttcagttgctcagtcgtgtcctactcttggcgaccccatgaatcgcagcacaccaggcctccctgtccatcaccaactcccagagttcactcagactcatgttcatcgagtcagtgatgccatccagccatctcatcctctttcgtccccttctcctcctgcccccaatccttcccagcatcagagtcttttccaatgagtcaacgcttcgcatgaggtggccaaagtactggagtttcagctttagcatcattccttccaaagaaatcccagggctgatctccttcagaatggactggttggatctccttgcagtccaagggactcccactgaccaccagggaagcccaaaaagaaaaattagggaGATCCAAAGGATGGGATGTAATTATGTTAGTCATAAATTCTCAGTTTGAGAATATCACATAATTGTAAAGCAGCGCATGTAAAGTATGTATTAACTGAAGCATCTGGTTCAAGATTGCCATCTGGTTTCCCCACTGCAACTTGTAGATTTTCATATGGCAAAAGATAACTGttccttgaaaataaaaatgccaagGTGCATTTTCTCACCCAGGTCATCTTACTGGTTATTCACTTAGAGTCACTGGTGCTGTTAACAGTTAGCTTTGGGTCTTCGTTTTATAGCCTCAGTGACTTTTCTGTAAAATTTAAGTGAACTCTTTAAATTGTATTTGATATACATATTTTCCTCCAATCTGTTTAGTTAAACATTGAGGTTCAAACTTCTATCTGAAATTTAACATGTTTCTCCACTATGAATGTAGGCAACAAACCACACAGCAATCATATTGGTTCCTTTGTAACAGTATTctattatttgtatttaaaaaatacaggagttccctggtggctcagaaggtgaagaatccgcctgcaatgtgggagacctgggtttaatccctgggttgggaagataccctggaagaggacatggcaacctactccagtgttcttgcctggagaatccccacagacagaggagcctggtaggctacagtccatggggtcgcaaagagtcggacacaactgagagactaagcacacacacacaaaatatcctGTGAAGGGGTTCACAAACCATAGTATAAAAAAGGTCCATGGCACAAATTTACAAACCCTTGGGAAAATactcaagggaaaaaaaggctTTCTTTTGCATATACTgggaaaagtatattttaattttactatatttatttctaagaaaTCTTAATTATTAAAGCAATTGTGTACTGCAAATAGGGGTCTTCCTTAGCAATCAGTTGACTTGTTCATTTAgccattcaatgaatattcatcgAACACTTATATGCCTGCCATTGTGctggatgttgctgctgctgctgctgctgctgctgctaagttgcttcagtcgtgtccaactctgtgtgaccccatagacggcagctcaccaggctcccccgtccctgggattctccaggcaagaacactggagtgggttgccattttcttttccaatgcatgaaggtgaaaagtgaaagtgaattcgctcagtcgtgtccgactcttagcgaccccatggactgtagcctaccaggctcctctgtccatgggattttccaggcaagagtactggagtggggtgccattgccttctccagtgctggATGTTATGCTCTAAAAATACTATGAGAGCCTCGGCTGCCAAGGAACCCATAGTCATAGAATGAGGGTAGGGACAGAGAGATAGGTAACTAGGAGGTGAACAGCCAGTTAGAATACAGTGTGAAATCGTTAAAGTAGGGTTAACTTGTACAGTAGGAAAGCCTCTCCTGAGTGGATGACATGGCAGCTGCACCATGAATGACCAGAAGGAGCTAGCCGGTCATGGCAATACAGTAAGAGAGAAACAATTACTATTGCCAGCAAGAAAATTCTGCTATGGTAACTGCAAGGGTTTGGATTCCTTTTGGTTGTGGGTGGGGAGAGGTAAGGGCGAGTTGCAAACCTGATCTGGAGGGAGCCTATATATCTGTCAAGGAGTTTTGAATTTAACTTAAGGTCaacgggcttcccttgtagctcagctggtaaagaatccacctgcagtgtaggagacctgggtttgatccttgagttgggaagatcccctggagaagggaaaggctacccactccagtattctggcctggagaattccatggactgtctagtccatggggtcgcagagtcagacatgactgagcaactttcatctTCAAGGTCAACGAGGGACTTCTGAAAGTGTTTAAACCTTTGGGGATGGGCATGCGCAAGGTGACCTGATCAGATTCACTTTTGAAAAGATCACTCTATAGAAAGAAATTTGGGATGCCTCAGGGGCAAGGCCAGAGGCTGGCAAAAGATGGGAGTGGCTTGAGCTGATGAGgttcagtttaattttttttggcaaagAGAACGGAGAGTGGTAGATGAATTCAAGAAATTTTGGTAAAAGTCACATGATTTTGTGGTTGTAAGCTGTAAAAGTCGGTACCTTCATTAGCCTGCCTAACTGTGCTGCCAGCCCATAGCTGAGCCTGTAACACACAGTCTTCCCCTTCTCTCAGTACAGGCATACCTCTGAGATATTTTGAGTTCAGTTTCAGAGCACTgtgataaagcaagtcacatggatttttttggtttcccagtgcatttaAAAGTTGCATCTTCCCCGGTGGTACAATGgacaaaaatctgcctgccaatgcaggggacacaggttcaatccctggtctgggaagattccacagggcACAGAACAgctgagcccaggtgccacagctactgaaacctgtACACTCTATGGCCTGCAAGCCACAATTAATGAGCCCCTGTATTCCAACTACTGAAGCACACAAGCCTAGAGttggtgctccacaacaagagaagccactgcaataagccTGGGTACTGCAAATAGAGGAAGGCTGTGtggagcaatgaagacctagcatggccaaaaataaataaagcagtgtgtacgtgtcaaaaaaaaaaggagaaataaaaaatgttacgtcattgagaattccctggcgacccagtggttaggactcctatcttccactgctgggggcctgggttccatccctggtgagaGAACTATTATCCTACAAGCTGAGTGGcttagccaaaaaagaaaaacaaaaagttatttCTACATGATATTGTAGTCTATTAAATGCAATAAATAACATTGCAAAGACTCCGGAGATAGAGGTCAgccaagagtcggacaaggcttagcgactaacactttcactttaaagaaagctatgaaaaacctagacagtatacgaaaaagcagagacatcactttgtcaacaaaggtccattttttccagtagccatgtgcCAATGTGAgagtgaaccataaagaaggctgaatggtgaagaattgatgcttttgaactgtggtgctgaagaagactcttgagagttccttggactgcaaggagatcaaaccagtcaattctaaaggaaatcaatcctgaatattcattggaaagactgattctgaagctgaagctccaaaactttggccgcctgatgcaaagagctgactcattagaaaagaacctgatgctgggaaagattgagggcaggaggagaaggggacgacagaagattagatgcttggatggcattgtcaactcaatgagcatgagttagagcaagctctgggagatggtgaaggacaggaaagcctggcatgctgcagtccatggggttgcaacgagttggacgcAACTAAGCTGCtgaactctatctatcagatctaggcccttaaatctatttctcacttccactgtataatcataagggatttgatttaggtcatacctgaatggtctagtggttttccctactttcttcaatttcagtctgaatttgacaataaggagttcatgatctgagccacagtcagctcctggccttgtttttcttggctgtacagagcttctccatctttggctgcaaagaatataatcaatctgatttcggtgttgatcatctggtgatgtccatgcatagagttttctcttgtgttgttggaagagggtgtttgttatgaccagtgcattttcttggcaaaactctattagtctttgtcctgcttcaatccgtattccaaggccaaacttgcctgtcactccaggtgtttcttgacttcctacttttgcattccagtcccctataatgaaaaggacatctttttcgggtgttagttctaaaaggtcttgtaggtcttcatagaactgttcagcttcagcttcttcagcgttactggttggggcatagacttggattactgtgatattgaatggtttgccttggaaacgaacagagatcattctgtcgtttttgagattgcatccaagtactgcatttcggactctcttgttgaccatgatggctactgcatttcttctgagggattactgcccgaagtagtagatataatggtcatctgagttaaattcacccattccagtccattatagtttgctgattcctagaatgtcgacgttcactcttgccatctcttgtttgaccacttccagtttgccttgattcatggacctgacattccaggttcctatgcaatattgctccttacagcattggaccttgcttctatcaccagtcacagccacagctgggtattgtttttgctttggctccatcccttcattctttctggagttatttctccactgatctccagtagcatattgggcacctactgacctggggagttcctctttcagtatcctatcattttgccttttcatactgttcatggggttctcaaggcaagaatactgaagtggtttgccattcccttctccagtggaccacgtgcctgatgaactatggaatgaggttcgtgacattgtacaggagacagggatcaagaccatccccatggaaaagaaatgcaaaaaagcaaaatggctatctggggaggccttacaaatagctgtgaaaagaagagaagcaaaaagcaaaggagaaaaggaaagatataagcatctgaatgcagagttccaaagaatagcaagaagagataagaaagccttcttcagtgatcagtgcaaagaaatagaggaaaacaacagaatgggaaagactagagatcccttcaagaaaattagagataccaagggaacatttgctcgataaaggacagaaatggtatggacctgacagaagcagaagatattaagaagagatggcaagaatacacagaagaacggtacaaaaaagatcttcacgacccagataatcacgatggtgtgatcactgacctagagccagacatcctggaatgtgaagtcaagtgggccttagaaagcatcactacgaacaaagctagtggaggtgatagaattccagttgagctatttcaaatcctgaaagatgatgctgtgaaagtgctgcactcaatatgccagcaaatttggaaaactcagcagtggccacaggactggaaaaggtcagttttcattccaatcccaaagaaaggcaacgccaaagaatgctcaaactacagcacaattgccctcatctcacatgctagtaaagtaatgctcaaaattctccaagccaggcttcagcaatatgtgaaccatgaacttccagatgttcaagttggttttagaaaaggcagaggaaccagagatcaaattgccaacatccgctggatcatggaaaaagcaagagagttccagaaaaacatctatttctgctttattgactacaccaaagcctttgactgcgtggatcacaataaactgtggaaaattctgaaagagatgggaataccagacctgcctcttgagaaatctatatgcaggtcaggaagcgacagttagaactggacatggaacaacagactggttccaaataggagaaggagtatgtcaaggctgtatattgtcatcctgtttatttaacttatatgcagagtacatcatgagaaacgctggactagaagaaacacaagctggaatcaagattgccgggaacaatatcaataacctcagatatgcagatgacactacccttatggcagaaagtgaagaggaactcaaagccgcttgatgaaagtgaaagtggagagtgaaaaagttggcttaaagctcaacattcagaaaacgaagatcatggcatccggtcccaccacttcatgggaaatatatggggaa contains these protein-coding regions:
- the RPL17 gene encoding large ribosomal subunit protein uL22; the encoded protein is MVRYSLDPENPTKSCKSRGSNLRVHFKNTRETAQAIKGMHIRKATKYLKDVTLKKQCVPFRRYNGGVGRCAQAKQWGWTQGRWPKKSAEFLLHMLKNAESNAELKGLDVDSLVIEHIQVNKAPKMRRRTYRAHGRINPYMSSPCHIEMILTEKEQIVPKPEEEVAQKKKISQKKLKKQKLMARE